A portion of the uncultured Draconibacterium sp. genome contains these proteins:
- a CDS encoding DUF805 domain-containing protein: MYWYLKVLKQYADFNGRARRKEYWMFILFNIIFSAAAAVLDTIFGTWGAIGGLYAVLMLIPGLAVGARRLHDTGRSGWMLLIALIPIIGAIWLIILFVGDSAPGSNEYGANPKNQ; this comes from the coding sequence ATGTATTGGTATTTAAAAGTATTAAAACAGTATGCCGACTTTAATGGTCGTGCACGAAGAAAAGAGTATTGGATGTTTATTCTTTTCAACATTATTTTCTCAGCGGCTGCCGCAGTTTTGGATACAATTTTCGGAACATGGGGTGCTATTGGTGGATTGTACGCAGTGCTTATGCTAATACCTGGTTTAGCAGTTGGTGCAAGGCGTTTGCACGACACAGGCAGAAGCGGCTGGATGTTGTTGATTGCCTTAATCCCTATTATTGGTGCAATCTGGCTTATTATTCTGTTTGTTGGCGATAGTGCTCCCGGAAGTAACGAATATGGAGCTAATCCTAAAAATCAATAA